In the genome of Streptomyces sp. Tu 3180, the window GCGGCGGGCGCCGGCAGCGAGGCGTGCACGAGCTGCAGGACGCGGCCGGTCACGGTGGACCGGCCGCTCTCCGCGTGCAGCTGCTTGGCGAGGTCGGCGACGGCGGCCTTGGGCCGGGCGGCGAGCCAGCCCCCGGCCAGCACCAGGGCGGCGGCCTCGCCCTCGCACAGCTCGGCGAGTCCCTCGGCGGCCCGGGGGTCGACGGTGATGCGGACCGACCCGGCGGCCCGGGACAGCAGCTCCACCGCGGACTTGGTGTCGAGGCCGCCGAGCGTGCAGGGGCGGACGTCCGCGATGCCGGTCAGCGGCCCCGAGGAGACGGCGACGGCCAGGCACTCCGGGTTGTCCGGCAGCAGCGCGTCGACCTGCCCGGCGTCGGCCGCGTCGTCCAGCAGGAGCAGCATCCGGCGGTCGGCGAGGGTGGCGCGCAGCGCCTCGGTGAGGTCGTCCTCGGGGGCTCCGGCGGGGGCGGGCACCTCCAGCGCGCCGAGCAGCTCCCGCGCGGCGCGCTCGACGGGCACGCGCGCGCCGCCGGGTTCGGTCAGCCGGGCGCGCAGCACCCCGTCGGGGTAGCGGTCGGCGACCTGGCGCACGAGTTCCTCGGCGAGGGCCGTCCGGCCCGAGCCCGGACGGCCGGCGATGAGCAGCACGCGCGCGCGGGGTGTCTTGCGGCCCGAGAGGGTGTCCAGTCCGGCGCGCTCGATGTCGGCGCGCAGTTCCTTCAACTCCCTGGTGCGGCCCAGGAAACGGCCCTGAACGGCTGCGTCCTGGGAGAGCCGCACACTGCCCGGGTCCACCGCCTGATCCGTCACGGACCACACTCCCGTCCCACCGCACGCGCAAGCCCGCCCCGGTGCGAAGGGTGCCGCGCCTGCTTCCTGGCTCACTCGCGAAGAGCCTAGTTCACGCTCTGCTACGTTCCCGGCGCAGCGGCGCGGGCGCATCCCCCGATCGGATCAACCGATGGTCACATCATCATGAGCGCGCAGGGGTCCGGGCGGGATCAGGCCTCGAACGGGCGCGCGGGCCACGGCGCCTGAGCCGGACGCAGCGCGTCCAGGCCGTCCCCGGCCCGTGCGGCGACGAGCGAGAGGACGCCCACCACGAGGCAGTTGTTGTGCAGCTCGCCGGCCAGCACCCCGCGCACCAGCTCGTCGACGGGCACCCGGGCCAGCTCCATGTCGGCCTCCTCGTGCTCGACCTCGAAGCGCTCGCCCTCGGCCTCGGACAGACCGCGGGCGAGGAAGATCCGCACGGCCTCGTCGCAGCCGCCGGGGGTGGTGTACACGTCGGTCAGCACCCGCCAGTCCTCGGCCTTGACGTGCGCCTCCTCGTACAGCTCGCGCTGGGCGGCGTGCAGCGGGTTCTCACCGGGGACGTCCAGCAGGCCGGCCGGGATCTCCCACAGCCGGTGGCGCACCGGGTGGCGGTACTGGCGCAGCACCAGGACACGGTCGGCGTCGTCGAGGGCGAGGACGGCCACGGACCCGGGGTGGACCTGGTAGTCGCGGTGGACCACGGTCCCGTCGGGCATGACCACCTCGTCGGTGCGGACGGAGGTCTTGTTGCCCGTGAAGGGGGTCCCGGTCGCCCGGATCTCCCACTCCTCCGGGGTGTCCTTGATCGTCATGCCTGTCCTCCCGAACGTACGGCGGTCGTGCGTGCGCGCCGCGTGAGAAAAGCGGCCGGGGCGCGGACCCTTCGAAGGCGCGCACCCCGGCAACCGTACAACTGGCGCGTTACTCCGAGATCTTCCGCTCGACGGCGGCCTTCACCAGGCCCGCGAAGAGCGGGTGCGGACGGGTCGGACGCGAGCGCAGCTCCGGGTGCGCCTGGGTCGCGACCAGGTACGGGTGGACCTCGCGCGGGTACTCGACGTACTCCACGAGCTTGCCGTCCGGGGAGGTGCCGGAGAAGACGATGCCCGCCTTCTTCTCCAGCTCCGCGCGGTAGGCGTTGTTCACCTCGTAGCGGTGGCGGTGGCGCTCCTCGACGTACTCCTTGCCGTCGTACACCTCGCGCACGATCGAGCCCTCGGCCAGCTTGGCCGGGTACATGCCGAGCCGCATGGTGCCGCCCATGTCGCCCTCACCGGCGACGATGTCCAGCTGCTCGGCCATGGTGGAGACGACCGGGTGGGCGGTGGCCGGGTCGAACTCGGTGGAGTTGGCGTCGGAGATGCCCGCCAGGTTGCGGGCCGCCTCGATCACGATGCACTGCAGGCCCAGGCACAGGCCCAGCAGCGGGATCCTGTTCTCACGGGCGTAGCGGATCGCGCCGACCTTGCCGAGCACACCGCGGTCGCCGAAGCCGCCGGGGATGCAGATGCCGTCGACGTCGCCGAGCTGCGCCTGGGCGCCGGCCGGGGTCTTGCAGTCGTCGGAGGTGACCCACTTGATCTTCACGCGGGCCTTGTTGGCGAAGCCGCCCGCGCGCAGCGCCTCGGTGACCGAGAGGTAGGCGTCGGGCAGGTCGATGTACTTGCCGACCAGGGCGAGGGTGATCTCGTGGTCGGGGTTGTGGACGCGGTCGAGC includes:
- a CDS encoding NUDIX hydrolase, which encodes MTIKDTPEEWEIRATGTPFTGNKTSVRTDEVVMPDGTVVHRDYQVHPGSVAVLALDDADRVLVLRQYRHPVRHRLWEIPAGLLDVPGENPLHAAQRELYEEAHVKAEDWRVLTDVYTTPGGCDEAVRIFLARGLSEAEGERFEVEHEEADMELARVPVDELVRGVLAGELHNNCLVVGVLSLVAARAGDGLDALRPAQAPWPARPFEA